CGACGATGTTTTCGCCGGGCATCGGCAGGCCGGTGTGGACAGTGCTGCTGCTCCTGGAGCGCACGCGTTCTCGGTGTGCAAAGTCGGTTATCGTCGCGCGTTGGGGCATGGACGCGCCGACGAGCTCGCCCTCGAAGCCCTGAGCGGAGAACCCGTCGTTGCAGAGCCGAGGGAGATCGCATCGATGTAGCCGGGCGTGAGTCCTGCGTCCTCGATGCCAGAGAATGCGACCTCTGCCGCGGGGGCCTGCACGCCGGGCATCGAGGTTGCCGAACTTGCGGTGCGCCCAGCCGGGCAGCTGCACTGCGCTCATCACGACACCTTTCCTCTCGATTTGTTGTGCGACGGCAGTGCTCCGAAACCGGCACACACCAGCCACCGCGCTCGCGCCGAGTGCTCGTCATCACCCTGCCGTCGAACGGCGGCTGCGCACACCGTCCCAGGACGAGAGATCGAGCCGGGTATTGCTCCGTTTGTAGAATCCCCGCATGCCCCAAAGCGTCGTCTCAACGGTGATCGATCAACTGGCGGAGGAACTGTCCCGCTCGGTGGTCATCAATGACCCGGCAGTGCAGATGCTGTACACCAGCGCGCACTACGGAGACGAGGATCCCGTTCGCGTCAGGGCGCTGCTCAACCACGGAGCAGAGCCGCGGGCTCGCGGGCACGTTCTCGCGCAGGGCGTGTCGAACTGGACGCGAGCCGGACTCATCCCGCCCGACATGGACATCGGGATGCATGCGCGCGTGTGCGTCCCGATCCGATTCGAGGGTGAGCTTTTGGGCCTGCTGATGGTGATGGACGCGGACGGCAGCATCACCACCGCAGAGCTCGGACGCGTCAACGAGGTCGCTCAAGAGTTGGCGTACGCGCTGCATGACAGCCGAGAGGAGGCCAGTCCGGGCAGCCAGGACGAGCAGCTCGTGCTGGACCTGGTTGGCACCGACCCGTCTGCACGACGCAGCGCTATCGCAACCATGAACGGGAGCGGACGCGGCGAGCGCTTCACCGCCGTCACCGCCGTCGACATCAGAGTGGCCGGACCCACCACGACGACCCGCCCACACGTCGAGATCGCCTTGCGCAACGCCCTGTCCGCGAGGCCGCGAGCCGACAAGACGGATTCGATGTTCGCGGTCACCGGCGAGTCGGCAGTGCTGCTAGTCGGGTCGCAGCCACGGAATCCGCAGCCGGTCAGCCGGCGCGTGGGACAAATTCTCGACCGGACACACGAACTAGCCTCCGGCCGCTTCCGCTGCGTCGCCGGCCTTGGGAGCACCGGTGACGGGCTCGATCACGCGTCCCGCTCACTGGCGCAGGCGAACCTGGCATGCAGGGCCGCCGCCCTCGGACTAGGCGACGAGGTCACGCCTTGGGAGTCGCTCGGCGCTTACGGGCCCTTGCTGTTGATTCCGCCTGAGCACCTGTCGGAGGCGCTGCTGCCGCACCCTCTGCAGCAGCTTCGCGCGATAGATGCCGACGGTCATCTAGCCGCGACGCTGCGGGCGTACCTGGATTCGGCCGGCAACGGCCCCGCCGCGGCCGAGCAACTCCACATCCACCGGACGTCGCTGTACTACCGGCTCGGACGGATCCACGAGCTGGCCGGGCTCGACGTAGCCGACGGGCACACCCGACAGGCAGTGCACGCCGGGTTCGCGATGCTCGACATCATCCAGGCGCGCTCGCAGAGCTGATCAGCCGTGTTTCGACAGTCGGAGCAAAGCGTGGCGCGTTTTCTCGTCGCACGACGGTAGTGACCGGCCAACACACAGCCGACACTGCTCGGCACCGGACGATGCCGGAACCCCGGCCGGACGCAGGCGCCGAACTCGACGAGGAGCAGCCCGATGCCCACCTTCACCACCAACGACGGTGTCACGCTCGCCTACGAGGACACCGGAGGCGAGGGCACGCCCCTGGTGATGGTGCACGGTTGGGGCCAGACCCAGGCTATGTTCCGCAACCAGCTCGCCGGCCTGGGCAAGCACCGCCGAGTCATCACCTATGACCAGCGCGGCCACGGCGTGTCCGAAAAGCCCCGCCACGGCTACCGCATCGCGCGGCTCGCCCAAGACTTCGAGCAGCTACTGGATCATCTCGGTCTGCACGAGGCCGACGCCCTCGGCTGGTCCATGGGCGCATCCGTCCTGTGGAGCTACATCGACAGCCACGGGACCGGACGCATACGCCGACTCGTGATCGTCGATCAGCCAGCCGCTGTCGCAGCAGTGCCCTGGATGACGAAGGACGAGCAGACCGAATCCGGCGCGATCTTCGACGTGAACGGCCTGCTGGAGTTGGCCGCCAATCTGAACGGGCCGGACGGGCCAGCGGCCCTCGAGGCATTCGAGCACTCGATGTTCTCCGGTGACACCGACCCGCAGGTGTGGAACTTCGTCGTCGAAGAGATCAAATCGACTCCGGCGTACGCGGGTGTGCCGCTGTTGTTCGACCACTGCGCACAGGACTGGCGTGACGTCCTACCCCGCATCAACGTCCCCACGCTAGTCATCGGCTGCGACGGCAGCCATGTTCACCCGGACTCGCAGCGCTACATCGCCGAACGAGTCCCGAACGCCGAGCTGCACATCTTCCCCACCACCGAGGCGAGCTCGCACTTCGTGTTCCTGGAGAACCCTTCGGCGTTCGACGCGATCGTCGAAAAGTTCCTCGGCTAAGGATCTCCCCGCAGCGCCGCCCTCTCCGGAGCTCGCCGTGCCCCGGGCGAAGCCAGATTCACCTGCCCACCATGCAGGTGAATCTGGCCATGGCGGGCTGCTTGCCCGAGTCCTCGGGCACGCGCTGGAGGCCGCGCCGTCAACCTGGACACTCCGGAACACCGATGCGTCCCCTGCCTCGGCAGCGGTAGACGGGCTGGCACGCGGGAACTAAGGCGGCAGTTCAGCAAGGTGCCACCGCGCCCATGACACCAGCCGGGCACCAGCCGGGATGCTTTGCCAACCAGGCATCCCGCTGCCGGATGACATCCTGCTGCGTCAAGCCCCGTGCCGCATTCAGGCAACTGCCGGTCTGACAGGACTTGGCCTTGGGCCGGCTGGTGGCAGCCGGACGCGTAGGTGGCGGCGAAGGTGCCGGCTTCGTCGTACTCGGCGCTACTGCCTTTGGCGTTGTCGTCGTGGGCGCGGTCGCAGGCGCGACTGTAGCGCTCGTTTCCCTCAGACTCGACCGCAGGGACTCCGCCGGAGGTTGGCTCGGCATCGCTGGACTACACGCCGTGAAAACGGCGAGCAGCGGGACGGCCAATACACCGGCTATTCTGGCCTTTCCCATCGCAGTTCCCTCACCTCTCGCAATCGCGCAGGTTGGTGCGACCGAACTTGGTTCATCGGTTGTGGTCGTCCGTCGCCGGAACCGGCCGGGCCGATGGCTTGTACGACGTCGGTTTTGTCATCGCCGGCACCAGAAAACCGACGAGGAGCGAGCCGGCGGACAACGCGACCAACGCGGTGATCTGGAAGGCGCCGGGCGACAGGTGTACTTGCCACGGAGAGCCCGGCATGGCCGTGAACCAGGCGGCTGCGGCAAGCGTCGGAGCGATGATTTCAGCACGACCGGCCGCTTTCCGGCCCGCGACGTCGGCGGCCGCCACCGTCTGGGCGGCCTTGGCCTTGCGCCAGAACAGCAGCCAGGCAATGACCGGCGTCGCGGCCAGCCAGCCGAAGTACCACGCGATGCGGAACGGCCAGTACGCCTCCGGGGCGGACGATGTCAGGCTGGCGACCAACCCCAAGCCGGCGGTATATGCGGCCAGTACTTCGGTGGGGATGACGCTGACCAGCGCCTTGCCCCAAGTGACTTCCTGGTCGTCCAGCGTGACGGCCTTGTCGCCGGGGTCGGTCGCATCTCGGGCAACAGCCAGTGTGGTACTCGTCGACAGGCTCATGGCTGATCTTCTCGCTTCGCCTACAACAGGACTCCCTGCAGATGTGACTCGCACATGTTGGCCTGCGCGTTACGTTCCGTCACTACCGTGGCCCGACTGTTACCAATACGCGCACAGCCCCGAAGGCACGGCCGTTGCCTGTAACGGACTTCATGAACCACCAGATGTCAGCTCCGTTGAGTTCGACGGTAGCTGGCTTGCGATTCGGGAAAGCGTGGTCAAATGTGGCTTACTCGAGAGCTGATACAGAAACGAAAAGCCAGTTGCGCGCTTGGTACCCATGTCACGGGGCCCGTCGAACGAACGGCGTAACTCGGGGTTGCAGGGAAGCTGCCTGTGTCCCGGCCGTCGCGCGATCCACAAGCCACGCGACGAGCTGGTCGTCCAGGCCGTCGAGATCGGTCTCGGACTTCGACGGCCTCAGCATTCTCCGCGCCGGACATCACGTCGGCCATCAGGTGCACTTCCATGATCGGGAGTAACACCGCTCTTTTTACCGCCCCGCAGGGCTGGCCAAGGGACAGCTGAGTCTCTGCATTCTTCTCGGTATTGCTTGCCGTGCAACGCATTTGGAAGCCACGAGATCAGCCTCGGAGTCTCCGGCGATCGGCACCGCTGAACGGGTCAAGCAGTTTCGTGCACCGAGATTGCGGCCCCGGGGCAAACGATGGCGGCTTCACGGACGGTCGCGTGCAGTTCGTCGCCGGGGTATTCGTCGAGCAGGAGCACGATGCCGTCGTCCTCGCGCTGGTCGAACACCTCCGGCGCGAGCAGCCTCGCCGGCAGGAGGCCGATCACCTCGGCGAGCAGCAACACTGCTCGCCTTCGGACACGCTCCGCCCTCAGGCGGACTCACGGCGCCCGGACCTCGACCAGGGCGGCCAGGGCGGCCCGGACGGTGCTGCCGAGATCGGCCACCGGGACGGGCCGGCCTTCCTCGAGCCAGGACAGTGTGATCTCGACAATGATCTTGGGAATCAAGGTCGCCACCCAGCGGCGCCGCGCCCGCTGGGGGACCCGGTCGCGCAAATAGGTCTCGGCGATGTGCGCCGCGTCGCTGAACAAGTCCGCCGCGTAGGCCGAGAACGCTGCCTCCCGGGCGGCGTGCTGGAACAGCAGCCGAAAGCCGTCGGGGTCCTCGTCCGCAGCGGTCACGAAGGCGTGCACGGTGTCGCCGGTGTAGCTGTCGGCCGAGCCGACGACCGCGCGCACCCGATCGCGGACGTCGGTCAGCGCGGCCAGGTACAGCTCGTTCTTCGACGCGAAATGCCGGTAGATCAGCACTTTGGTGACGCCGGCTTGCTCGGCGATGTCGTCGAGACTGGTGGCCGCGAAACCATTGCGGGCGAAGGCCTCCGTCGCGGCGCGGATCAGCTGGCTTCGTCGCTCGGGCCGGCGCAGCAGAGTGCGCCCCGGGGTGCGGTCGTCGGGTGCCATGAACTCTCCAAGTGTTGTTCCCCGAGTATACACTTGATAGTGTTAACTCATGAATAAACAGCGTGCCGTCGCGCGGCTCGTCTTCAGCCCCACCCTCCTGCTGAACGTCGTCACGCCGGTGATCGCCTACCAGCTGCTGGTCCATCACGGCGTCGGCAGCACCACCGCATTGATGTACGCCTGCGGCTTTCCGCTGCTGGGCATCGCGATAACCGCCATGCGCAGCCGTCGCCTGGATCCGGTGGCGGTGTTGTCGCTGGTGGCGATCATCGTCGGTCTCGCCGCGGGCCTCGTCCTGGGCAACGGGCGGATCCTGCTGGTCAAGGACTCCATCGTCACCGGCGTCATCGGGGTCCTGTTCCTCCTGTCACTGCTGACCAAGCGTCCGCTGATCGCCGTCCTGCGACGAAAGCTGCTGTCCCGTGAGACGGACCGGCCGCGACGGATGACCGCCGTCTGGGGCGTGGTGCTCGTCGCGGAAGCATCGGTTCGCGTCGCCCTGTCCTTCGCGGTGTCCCCCGGCACCCTGCTGGTGCTCTCGCCCCTGCTGGCGGCGGTCGCGTTCGGGCCGCTGGCGCTGTGGACGCTGTCGAGCCGCCCCGCCGCAACCACGGAAGGAGTTTCGCATGGATCAGCTCCCGTTCGAGCGCGGTGACGACCCGCTCGTCGCCGCCGAGCACTACCGGACAGTGCAGGACCGCTCCGCCGTCGCACCAGTCCGCACCATGGCTGGCGACGCCGCCTGGCTGGTCACCCGCTACGCCGACGTCAAGGCGCTGCTCTCCGACGAGCGGCTGGGCCGCTCGCACCCGCGTCCCGAGCAGGCCGCGCGCATTTCGCCTTCGGCTCTGCTGGGCGGTGCCGCAGGGGATCACGAGAACGAGGAGCGCCAGCACCAGAGATTGCGGCGGCTGCTGGCGCCAGCGTTCTCCGCGCGGCGGATGGGGCAGCTGCAGACCCGGATCGGGGAACTGGTCGACGGCCTGCTCGACGAGATGCGCACTCCCCCGGCCGACCTGCACCTGGCGGTTTCGGTGCCCTTGCCGGTGATGGTGATCTGCGAACTCCTGGGCGTGCCCTACGGTGAGGACGACCGGCTCAGGACGTGGTCGACCGACCTCGCTTCCCTCGACGCGGACCGCTCACAAGCCGCCCTGCGGGACTTCACCGGCTACCTGCACACCCTGATCGAGCACAAACGCGGCAACCCCGGCGACGACGTCATCTCCGACCTCGTCCGCGCCGAAGCAGCGATGACGGACACGGACGTCGCCCGGGTGGCCGCCACCTTGCTGTTCGCCGGGCACGAGACCACCACGGTCCGGATCGACCTCGGAACGCTCCTGCTGATCAGCCATCCCGACCAGTACCGAGCCCTGCGTGCCGACCCGCGGCTCATCGACAGCGCCGTCGACGAAGTTCTGCGGATGTCCACCTTCAGCTCGATCGGCGGGCTGCCCCGCTATGCCAACACGGACCTCAGCATCGACGACGTCACCGTCGCGGCGGGCGACGCAGTCCTGCTCTCGATCGCCGCGGCGAACCGAGACCTCCGGGCGTTCGCCGAGCCCGACACGTTCGACATCACCCGAACACCGAACAAACACCTGGCCTTCGGCCACGGACCCCGCTACTGCATCGGCGCGAGCCTCGCCCGGGTCGAGCTGTGCGAAGTCCTGCGCCGCATCGTCGATCGGTTCCCCCGGCTCGATCTCGCCGTGCCCCGGGAAGAACTGCGAACCCACCGGAAAAGCCTCACCGGAGGCCTGGTTTCCCTGCCGGTGACCTGGTGAACCGGCCAGCTTCGCCGGGAACCGCCCGCGCATCGTGCCGGTTGGGGACGCCCGATCCGCGCGGAAACCGACGACGCGGATATCGGTGAGCTCTAAGCGGCGTCCCCGTTCATTCGGGGCCGTCGCCCGCTCGTCCCTGCCCCGCCGCCGCCCGTTCGATCGAGCAGGCTCCGGCCGCCCGGCGGCTGGTAAGAAACACCGGTACGTCCGCATTCCGGGCGGGCATACCAGGCGCGCGAAGGGGTGCACATGGCTTTCCCAGGTTTGCAGCATGTCGCGATCACCGTGTCCGATCTTCAGCGCAGCACCGAGTGGTACACCAGGCTGTTCGGCGCGGGGCCCGTCCTGGACGAGGACGAAGAAGGCGGCGAGTTCCACCACACGGTTTTCGCCCTCGACGGCGGCATGCTTTTCGGGCTGCACACACACCTCGGCAGGGAAACCCGGGACCGGGCGGACGAACGTCGCACCGGCCTGGACCACGTCGGATTCGCGGTCGCGTCGCACGCCGAATTGGCGGAGTGGGCCAAGAGGCTGGACGAGCTCGGCATCCCGCACGGCGGGGTGAAGAAAGCGCACTACGGCAGCGGCGTTTCCTTCCGCGATCCGGACAACATCCCGCTCGAGTTCTTCGCCGGTCCGGAATAACCACGGCAGCAGGAAAACTATGTGCGATCAGCGGGTAGCCGACGTAATGGCACGCCAGGTCGTCTCAGCGAGGCACGACACCTCGTTCCGGGACCTCCTCGCGGCCCTGCTCGAACACGGCGCGCCGGCGGTACCGGTCGTCGATCCGGCCGGCCGGCCGATCGGGCTCGTCACCGCAGCCGACGTGACAGCGAAGAGCGAGTTCCACGGCGGCGCGGACCGAGTTCCCACGCTCGGCAGGCCGCGCCGACGCAGCCGGTGGCGAAAAGCGGGTGCGCGCACTGCCGCCGAGCTGATGACGGCACCCGCGCCGACGATCGCCGCCGACGCGCCGCTGCACGCGGCGCTCCGGCGGCTCGCGGACGCCAGGTCGGACCAGTTGTGCGTGGTGGACCGGGAAGCCCGGCTGGTCGGGCTGATGTCCCACCGTGACGTCCTGTCCGCGTTTCTGCGGTCGGACGCCGACATCCAGGCCGAGGCCGAAGCCGGCGCGCCGGCGGGCATCGGGGTGCGGGTCGCCGAGGGCGTCGTGACGCTCACCGGCACCGTCGGGCTGAGAAGCGTTGTCGAGCAAGCGGTTCGGGCGGCACAGCGGGTGCGCGGAGTGGTCGCCGTCTGCGACGAGCTCGACTTCCGCTTCGACGACGTCACCGCGCACGGAATGTGAACTCGGCCGATCCGAGGCTCAGCAAAACCCCATCGGCACCTTTTCTCTGCTCGCCCCTGCCCCGAATTCCGCCGGCTGGCAAGTGGTTTCCAGCACCGACATCCACAGGTCGCCATCGGGGTCGACCTGGTTGCGGCGGCTGGTCATCAGCGACAGCGGAACGTGCACGAAGCGCCGCCGCCAGCGCGCGACAGCGGCGGCGGTGCGGCCCGCCATCGCGGCGTGCACTGCGGCATGCGCCAGCCGCAGGCAATAGACGCTGTCGTAGGGGTTGGCCGCGATGCTCCGGATCGCGTAGCTCGGGTCGATGTAGCGCATCGTGGGAGGAAGGCCGGCCGCGGTCAGGTGCGCGGCAATGCGGTCTTTGAGCAGCTCCCCCACGTTGCCGAGCTTGACGTTGCCCGACGCGTCCGTGCCGCGCCCGTTCCGGTGCGCCGCACCGGGTTGGTCGAGCAGGTCCTGCCCTGCCCCTTCGGCCAGGACGATCACGACGTAGCCCTTCGCCCGCACGCGCTGCTCGACGTGGGCGAGCAGGCCGTCCGGCCCCTCGAACGCGAAGGGGATCTCCGGGATCAGCACGATGTCCGCACCGTTGGCGGCCAGCGCGGCATAGCTGGCGATGAAGCCGGAGTGCCGGCCCATCAGCTTCACGATCCCGACCCCGTTCGGGCTGGACGCGGCCTCGACGGAGACCGACGAGATGAAGTCCGTCGCCCGGGCGAACGCGCTTTGGAAACCGAACGACTGGTCAGTGAAGGGCAGGTCGTTGTCGATCGTCTTCGGCACCCCGATGACCGCGATGTCGAGCCCGCGCGCCCGGATCGCGTCGCTGAGGTACGTCGCGGCGCGCATCCCGCCGTCACCGCCGATGACGAACATGATGTCGACGCCCCGCAGAACAAGGCTGTCGACCATCTCGTCGGCGTCCTGGCCGCCTCGCGAGCTGCCCAGGATCGTGCCGCCGTCCTTGTGGATGTCGCGAACGTGCGCGGGCGTCAGGTCGACGGTGTCGTGCCGGTGTTCGGCGGTGAGCCCCTGCAGGCCGTTCCGGAAACCCAGGATTCGCTTCACCTGATAATGCACCGCGAGTTCCTGGACGAGACCGCGGATGACGTTGTTCAGCCCCGGGCACAGCCCTCCGCAGGTGACGATGCCGGCGGTGACCCGCGCCGGGTCGAAGTAGATCTTCCGGCGCGGGCCGGCCCCTTCGAAGCTCGGAACGCGCGCCGGCGGGAGGCGATGCTCGGCGAGCATCGACACGGTGTCCTCGAGCAGGACCCGGTCGCCGTCCGCGACATAGTGCGGAGAAGTCTGTTTCGTCGACAACATCTCGGCGAGAGGCGAATCGTAACGACACTCGCCGAGATGACGAACGCGGAGGTCGTCCAGATGCAGCGTCACCGAATCTCCCTGGTCGTGCGGACAGCGTGGATCACTCGAAGGTGGTGTGGGTGAGGTAGCGGATCTCGCCCCGGGAAATCAGCAGCGATTCGCAAGTGGTCTTGCCGTCGCAGTTCCGGGGGCGATCGAGGAGCGATCCCCCGGTGACCCCGGTCGCGACGAAGAAGGCATCGCCAGCCGCGAGTTCGTCGCATTCGTAGACGCGGTCCAGCGACATGCCCGCCGCTCGGATCGCGTCCGCCTCTTCGTCCCGTTGCGGGGCGAGGCGGCCCAGCATCCCGCCGCCCAGCGCGCGGACCGCGGCCGCGGTCATCACGCCTTCGGGCGTGCCGCCGACGCCGAGCAGCAAGTCGACGTCGAGCGTCGGCAAGAGCACCGCAAGGCTTCCGCCGACATCGCCGCCCGCCGGAGTCTGCACCGCCGCACCGGCCCGCAGCACGCGCGCGATCAGGTTCTTGTGCCGCGGCTTGTCCATGATCATCACCCGGAGCTCGCAAACCTTCTTGCCGAGCGCGGCGGCGACGTTCTCCAGGGTGCGCTCCGGCGGGTCATCGAGATCGACGACGTCCTTCGCCGGCGGCGGCACGACGATCTTGTCCATGTAGAACCCCGGTCCGGGCGACCAGAGGGTGCCCGGCTCGCCGAACGCGATCGTCGCCAGGGAGCCCGGAAGATCCTTGGCGCAGAAGGACGTTCCTTCCAGCGGGTCGACGGCGATATCGAAGTCCGGGCCGTTGCCGGTGCCGACGATCTCGCCGTTGAACAACATCGGGGCGTCGTCCTTTTCGCCCTCCCCGATGACCACGGTTCCCCGGCCGGGAGCCTCCGCCAGCGCCTCGCGCATCGCCTTGGTGGCGGCCGCGTCGGCGGCCTTCTGGTCGTACCGGCCCACCCAGGCGTAGCTGGCGACGGCGGCGCTGCGGGTCGTGGCCAGCGCCACCGCCTCCAGTGCGTGGATGTCGACGCACGTGCGCGGTGCGACCTCAGTCTGACACTGCATTTCGGGCTCCCATTTCGATCGGTCGCATCAGGACGGCGAGGCGGCTATTCGAGATTCGCGTGCAGCCGCCACAGTTCGCGGGCTTGGCTGCCGCTGGTCTGCCACAGCGCGTGGAACAGCGAATCCGTGATCAGCAGAACGGATTGCTCGAACAGGCTGCCGGCGTACTGGACGGAGGCGTTCCCGTCGAAGTCCTGCTTGTCCGCGGCCGGGATGATCAGCACCTCGGTCGCGGTTTTGGCCAGTGCCGA
This sequence is a window from Amycolatopsis benzoatilytica AK 16/65. Protein-coding genes within it:
- a CDS encoding helix-turn-helix domain-containing protein, with the protein product MPQSVVSTVIDQLAEELSRSVVINDPAVQMLYTSAHYGDEDPVRVRALLNHGAEPRARGHVLAQGVSNWTRAGLIPPDMDIGMHARVCVPIRFEGELLGLLMVMDADGSITTAELGRVNEVAQELAYALHDSREEASPGSQDEQLVLDLVGTDPSARRSAIATMNGSGRGERFTAVTAVDIRVAGPTTTTRPHVEIALRNALSARPRADKTDSMFAVTGESAVLLVGSQPRNPQPVSRRVGQILDRTHELASGRFRCVAGLGSTGDGLDHASRSLAQANLACRAAALGLGDEVTPWESLGAYGPLLLIPPEHLSEALLPHPLQQLRAIDADGHLAATLRAYLDSAGNGPAAAEQLHIHRTSLYYRLGRIHELAGLDVADGHTRQAVHAGFAMLDIIQARSQS
- a CDS encoding alpha/beta fold hydrolase, which codes for MPTFTTNDGVTLAYEDTGGEGTPLVMVHGWGQTQAMFRNQLAGLGKHRRVITYDQRGHGVSEKPRHGYRIARLAQDFEQLLDHLGLHEADALGWSMGASVLWSYIDSHGTGRIRRLVIVDQPAAVAAVPWMTKDEQTESGAIFDVNGLLELAANLNGPDGPAALEAFEHSMFSGDTDPQVWNFVVEEIKSTPAYAGVPLLFDHCAQDWRDVLPRINVPTLVIGCDGSHVHPDSQRYIAERVPNAELHIFPTTEASSHFVFLENPSAFDAIVEKFLG
- a CDS encoding ferredoxin, encoding MLLLAEVIGLLPARLLAPEVFDQREDDGIVLLLDEYPGDELHATVREAAIVCPGAAISVHETA
- a CDS encoding TetR/AcrR family transcriptional regulator, with the translated sequence MAPDDRTPGRTLLRRPERRSQLIRAATEAFARNGFAATSLDDIAEQAGVTKVLIYRHFASKNELYLAALTDVRDRVRAVVGSADSYTGDTVHAFVTAADEDPDGFRLLFQHAAREAAFSAYAADLFSDAAHIAETYLRDRVPQRARRRWVATLIPKIIVEITLSWLEEGRPVPVADLGSTVRAALAALVEVRAP
- a CDS encoding VC0807 family protein, whose protein sequence is MNKQRAVARLVFSPTLLLNVVTPVIAYQLLVHHGVGSTTALMYACGFPLLGIAITAMRSRRLDPVAVLSLVAIIVGLAAGLVLGNGRILLVKDSIVTGVIGVLFLLSLLTKRPLIAVLRRKLLSRETDRPRRMTAVWGVVLVAEASVRVALSFAVSPGTLLVLSPLLAAVAFGPLALWTLSSRPAATTEGVSHGSAPVRAR
- a CDS encoding cytochrome P450, whose protein sequence is MDQLPFERGDDPLVAAEHYRTVQDRSAVAPVRTMAGDAAWLVTRYADVKALLSDERLGRSHPRPEQAARISPSALLGGAAGDHENEERQHQRLRRLLAPAFSARRMGQLQTRIGELVDGLLDEMRTPPADLHLAVSVPLPVMVICELLGVPYGEDDRLRTWSTDLASLDADRSQAALRDFTGYLHTLIEHKRGNPGDDVISDLVRAEAAMTDTDVARVAATLLFAGHETTTVRIDLGTLLLISHPDQYRALRADPRLIDSAVDEVLRMSTFSSIGGLPRYANTDLSIDDVTVAAGDAVLLSIAAANRDLRAFAEPDTFDITRTPNKHLAFGHGPRYCIGASLARVELCEVLRRIVDRFPRLDLAVPREELRTHRKSLTGGLVSLPVTW
- a CDS encoding VOC family protein, which translates into the protein MAFPGLQHVAITVSDLQRSTEWYTRLFGAGPVLDEDEEGGEFHHTVFALDGGMLFGLHTHLGRETRDRADERRTGLDHVGFAVASHAELAEWAKRLDELGIPHGGVKKAHYGSGVSFRDPDNIPLEFFAGPE
- a CDS encoding CBS domain-containing protein, whose product is MCDQRVADVMARQVVSARHDTSFRDLLAALLEHGAPAVPVVDPAGRPIGLVTAADVTAKSEFHGGADRVPTLGRPRRRSRWRKAGARTAAELMTAPAPTIAADAPLHAALRRLADARSDQLCVVDREARLVGLMSHRDVLSAFLRSDADIQAEAEAGAPAGIGVRVAEGVVTLTGTVGLRSVVEQAVRAAQRVRGVVAVCDELDFRFDDVTAHGM
- a CDS encoding ATP-dependent 6-phosphofructokinase; translation: MTLHLDDLRVRHLGECRYDSPLAEMLSTKQTSPHYVADGDRVLLEDTVSMLAEHRLPPARVPSFEGAGPRRKIYFDPARVTAGIVTCGGLCPGLNNVIRGLVQELAVHYQVKRILGFRNGLQGLTAEHRHDTVDLTPAHVRDIHKDGGTILGSSRGGQDADEMVDSLVLRGVDIMFVIGGDGGMRAATYLSDAIRARGLDIAVIGVPKTIDNDLPFTDQSFGFQSAFARATDFISSVSVEAASSPNGVGIVKLMGRHSGFIASYAALAANGADIVLIPEIPFAFEGPDGLLAHVEQRVRAKGYVVIVLAEGAGQDLLDQPGAAHRNGRGTDASGNVKLGNVGELLKDRIAAHLTAAGLPPTMRYIDPSYAIRSIAANPYDSVYCLRLAHAAVHAAMAGRTAAAVARWRRRFVHVPLSLMTSRRNQVDPDGDLWMSVLETTCQPAEFGAGASREKVPMGFC
- the glpX gene encoding class II fructose-bisphosphatase; this translates as MQCQTEVAPRTCVDIHALEAVALATTRSAAVASYAWVGRYDQKAADAAATKAMREALAEAPGRGTVVIGEGEKDDAPMLFNGEIVGTGNGPDFDIAVDPLEGTSFCAKDLPGSLATIAFGEPGTLWSPGPGFYMDKIVVPPPAKDVVDLDDPPERTLENVAAALGKKVCELRVMIMDKPRHKNLIARVLRAGAAVQTPAGGDVGGSLAVLLPTLDVDLLLGVGGTPEGVMTAAAVRALGGGMLGRLAPQRDEEADAIRAAGMSLDRVYECDELAAGDAFFVATGVTGGSLLDRPRNCDGKTTCESLLISRGEIRYLTHTTFE